The genomic segment CGCTCTGTTTGAAGAATTTTTTGGTTATATTCATAACGCTCATTGGCACTTTTATCCTTGACCATTCTTCTCCTCACTTCTTCTTAAAAATAGTTTGATCTGCCGCATCCATTTCTTCTCTGACAGCAGCAAGCTGTTTAAATTTTCCAGCTTGCGTCTTCACACAATTAATCAGCTTTTCTAAATCTCCCAACATTTGATTAGCAACATTCTTGCCAGCATTCATTCCTGAAATGTTACTTTGACTGAAATTGACGGTTTTCTTACTGCCAATATTGACAGATTCTACTCCTGAGGTAGCTACTTGTGCAGCTCCTATATCTGAGCTTACTCTTGCCATGTTTCTTTCTCCCTATCCTCTAAATTTATAAAATGGATCATCATCCAACAAACTTTGCTGATTGATTTGAGAAGCCGTTGAGCTTACTGCAGAACCAGAAGCTTCCGGCGCTACTTGTTTTTCTAAAACTACTGAACTTTGTTCCACTTGTTCTTCCGCTGAAACCTTCGCAGGAGTTTTGTCCATCATCTTAATCAACTGATTCAAAAATTTTTCGTCCGCCTCATCAGAATACCCCTTAAAAATCACTTTTTCAATTTGATCTGCTTCAATAGAAAAGACTTCTGTATTTGGCGTATCTCCTTCTGGATGAGGGGCAACTTTATAACGATCTAAAATGATGCCGGAGTTATCTTTCTTAATAGCTCTTGCTACAATAATACGGCTTATTTCATCATTTTTCAATTTTAAAATTGTGCCTAACGGAAGTAAGCTTACTTCATCTTTTGCCATTATTCCTCCTTATAATTGTTCTGTTGGAAATACGATATTGAAGAATTCATCATCCTTGAGTGAATGAATCACATTTCGTGCTGTCACTTCTTTCTTAATTTCCTGTGAAAGATTTTCTATAAAGTGTTGTTGACTCAAATCTCCACCGAACAAAATTTGATAGACATTTTCCTTTACAGCATTTGTTGTGCCACCATAACTATTTCCAATGCGTGTGACCGTATCTGCTACAATAATTTGGATATTTTCTTTATTAACGGTTAATAAAGAAACAATTTCATCAGGCTTCAAAAATGCTTTTTCAACAATATCTGCTAGCCCATTGATAAACACAATCAATTTTCTTCCTGTTTTTCCAGAAGATAAGGATTGGAGCGCTTCTTTAACCTCTAATGCTCGTTTATTTAATACTTCTTTGTCAAAGTAAAGCATTGCATCATCCGCAAATCTTTCCAAAAGGTTTGTACTGTCCAAAATATCAAGCTCTACATCATTATTCTGTGAAATAATCTGTCCTAAAACAAATGGTAATAAGAGCTTAGCTTGCTTCACATTTTCTGAGAAAATGCCTAAGGCTCGTCCCCTGAAAAGTTCAAAATCTTCAAGTTTTGATGTCCCTTTGTTTAATCCCAGATAGATTCTATTTTGTCTATTTCTTGGCAGATAAGTTTTGAATACTTCTTGCGTTAATTCCTCTGGCACCATCGGAATTGCATCAGGACGCTCTCCTTTCCAATTCTGATTAAGCGCATCAATCTCTTGCGACATAGTCTCTAACACTTCCATATCACTCTTACCAGTTGTGGGAAGATAGATTTGAAGCGCCACAGGGAAATCAAGTTTCATTTGTCCACGTCCAATAATCTCAGATTGTTCCAGACGCTCACGTCCAAACAAGTTAGAAATTTCATTTTCATCATTCATAAATAGTGCAATTTTCGTTTGGATATTGCTCATCATATTCATCCGAATAGCATTGAATCGGCCTGCGGTCAAAATCAGATAGACACCGACTGCTGCCCCATCTCGCAACACTTGGATTAGAATTTCGTCTATTTCATCCCGCCGTTTACTCTGTGCAAGCGCATCATAATTATCTAACAGATTGACAATAATCGGAAGTTTTTGTTTGGTCTTTTGTTGGTATTGACTAAGTGTCGCCACACCTTCTTTTTTAAAGGTTTGTTTTCGTTCAGAAAGAATCTTTCGCATTCGAGCTAACATTTTAGTAAGTTTTTCGTTTTCTTCAATTGTTACAAGATCTGCTACATGTGGTAAATCTTTAAGTGGTAACAAACCGTTATTGCCAAAATCTAGTAAGTTGAATTGAACATGATTTGGGGTATTTTGACGTGCCAAATTCATTACAATTGTTTGAAGCGTTGTTGATTTACCATAACCTGGACTAGAGAAAATCACCGTGTGACTCGCCTCTATAATATTATAAATATAAACTTCTTGAGATTGCCGACTTGGAACATCTAGCAAACCAAGAGGAATTTTTGTATTTATTTCACTACTTGTAGTAATTTTTGGCGTTACAAGTTGTGTTTCTAAATTAGGTAACCACGGTTTTGCAGGAAGTGTTAGTCCTGAATCTTCAAATATTTGTTGAATTCCTTCAATTACTGCTTCTAATTGCGTAGGCAAGTCACTCGTATCTTGACCTTGAATAATTTCTTCTCCTGGGTCATAGGCTATCTCTGTTTGCCCTAATTCTGTAACTCTATTGATACGCTCATCAACTGTTTCTGATTTTATAGCGTTTGGATCATAAGGAATTCCTGCATAACCACTTTGGAAGAGTTCATAAACTTCATTTTGTCCGACTTTAAGGTAACCACGACCCGGTTGCGTGATATGTGCTGCATCATGTGTTTTAAGGAGTTCGTTAGAATCTTGTTCACTTGCCATTTTAAGCGCAATTTTACTAGTTGAGTTTGCTTCAATCTGGTCGTTAACAACACCTGATGGTTTTTGGGTAGCGAGAATTAGATGGACACCCAATGACCGACCGATACGGGCGACAGAGGTTAACTCATCTAGAAATTCTGGAACATTTGATTTTAATTCTGCGAATTCATCAGAAACTAAAATCAGATGTGGAATTGGCTGTTCTGGATACTTCACATCAGGTTTTGGGTTTAAACGACTCTTATAGAGACTCATATAACCGTTGATATTATTTACACCAAATTTTGCAAATTCTTTCATACGTTTGTCGAGTTCTGCTTTAATTGAAGCAAGTGCGCGCGCTGTTCCTGCACCGTCTAAGTTAGTAATTGAACCCATGAAATGAGGCAAACCTGCTAGTGTATTTGCAATCCCTCCACCTTTCCAGTCAATGATAAGCATACCGATATCTTCTGGAGAGAAATTGATTGCAAGTCCAATCAAATATGTGGTTAGAAATTCTGATTTACCAGAACCTGTAGTCCCACCTACTAACGCATGGGGACCATGAACCCGCTCATGCAAATCCCAATACATATATTCTTTTTTTCCACGCCAACCAATTAATGATTTAATGGATTTATTTGGTTGTGCTTTTTCCCACCGTTCGTTGATTGACAAGTCTTCAATGGTCTTAACTTCGTATTGTTCAAGCAATGAAAGACTTTCAGGAATCGCATTTTTTTCAACTTCAACGTGTTCTAAATTTGAAAGGAGACGTAAACTCTTTTCAATATTTGATAGGGAATCATAGGGTTCAAATGTTTTAGCAACATGGACATTATTGTCATTGATGATTTCACCTGCACTTTGATTTTTATACTCAACAAGCGCTGTAACTGTTTCGGGAAGAAGTTTCTGATCTTCTTTCGCCCAAATAACAGTCACTCCCAAGTTACTCATATCTTCTGCGAGAAATTCATTAATTCCATGTCCAGCAAGATAAGAATCAT from the Lactococcus allomyrinae genome contains:
- the essC gene encoding type VII secretion protein EssC, yielding MSDIGFEIIEEAKEQQLFLDNRLDASDTLFVIYLLSSQLHTITLSEHRPSITYQDKVFSSFNDELFINGNTIPKGYSKLENLNDLEVFVISPQSSETTFFIINEDEHFVIGSDEIASFKTQGNNQVVIHKDSFSVDAKEDFLYFNNVPLKGHHYIKGIQAGFQILTPDFLLEKRPTQWKITNFSNHVTFAKRHFLRQSQAMEFPEDFPKYRRSPRVHLEPPEDKFKIQKIEAQQKANKNGILKAILPPIGMLAVTGITSVLSGRNPLMMLGMGFMSIITATFTVSQYINEKKERKVEEKNSKENYDFYLTNTNAEISRKYTEETRVLNFRNPSPEALTEMISTYNSRIYERMANNKDFLEISLGEGNQPSHLKIDSDLNERDTDENTLRVKKLIEYYSTQRAVPTTLNLATQTLGLVGTYPVLKTAVSNLLLQVAFFHSYRDVNFISLVPEKNYKKDWGSWRVLPHFKLQELGMRGLIHNAKTRDIVLSSFYQLLNKRKQVLQDAGKEKPQFSPHYILTIFDDSYLAGHGINEFLAEDMSNLGVTVIWAKEDQKLLPETVTALVEYKNQSAGEIINDNNVHVAKTFEPYDSLSNIEKSLRLLSNLEHVEVEKNAIPESLSLLEQYEVKTIEDLSINERWEKAQPNKSIKSLIGWRGKKEYMYWDLHERVHGPHALVGGTTGSGKSEFLTTYLIGLAINFSPEDIGMLIIDWKGGGIANTLAGLPHFMGSITNLDGAGTARALASIKAELDKRMKEFAKFGVNNINGYMSLYKSRLNPKPDVKYPEQPIPHLILVSDEFAELKSNVPEFLDELTSVARIGRSLGVHLILATQKPSGVVNDQIEANSTSKIALKMASEQDSNELLKTHDAAHITQPGRGYLKVGQNEVYELFQSGYAGIPYDPNAIKSETVDERINRVTELGQTEIAYDPGEEIIQGQDTSDLPTQLEAVIEGIQQIFEDSGLTLPAKPWLPNLETQLVTPKITTSSEINTKIPLGLLDVPSRQSQEVYIYNIIEASHTVIFSSPGYGKSTTLQTIVMNLARQNTPNHVQFNLLDFGNNGLLPLKDLPHVADLVTIEENEKLTKMLARMRKILSERKQTFKKEGVATLSQYQQKTKQKLPIIVNLLDNYDALAQSKRRDEIDEILIQVLRDGAAVGVYLILTAGRFNAIRMNMMSNIQTKIALFMNDENEISNLFGRERLEQSEIIGRGQMKLDFPVALQIYLPTTGKSDMEVLETMSQEIDALNQNWKGERPDAIPMVPEELTQEVFKTYLPRNRQNRIYLGLNKGTSKLEDFELFRGRALGIFSENVKQAKLLLPFVLGQIISQNNDVELDILDSTNLLERFADDAMLYFDKEVLNKRALEVKEALQSLSSGKTGRKLIVFINGLADIVEKAFLKPDEIVSLLTVNKENIQIIVADTVTRIGNSYGGTTNAVKENVYQILFGGDLSQQHFIENLSQEIKKEVTARNVIHSLKDDEFFNIVFPTEQL
- a CDS encoding DUF4176 domain-containing protein, which codes for MAKDEVSLLPLGTILKLKNDEISRIIVARAIKKDNSGIILDRYKVAPHPEGDTPNTEVFSIEADQIEKVIFKGYSDEADEKFLNQLIKMMDKTPAKVSAEEQVEQSSVVLEKQVAPEASGSAVSSTASQINQQSLLDDDPFYKFRG